One segment of Sylvia atricapilla isolate bSylAtr1 chromosome 8, bSylAtr1.pri, whole genome shotgun sequence DNA contains the following:
- the NKX1-2 gene encoding LOW QUALITY PROTEIN: NK1 transcription factor-related protein 2 (The sequence of the model RefSeq protein was modified relative to this genomic sequence to represent the inferred CDS: inserted 3 bases in 2 codons), giving the protein MAALPPPLPHPAAGPXPPPRPTLLPSAHSASAERAARERPGSAPGAALRRLRAXEPADILDPQKFSRRREPASGSWGSAPRSGEREKSLGRVEVGKDAAAPGSGRNKLEAHDAHAPAESGAEDTGQERDEEDANGDGPGTASPPGPEEPGSPRSARRRRAEPGCGKPRRARTAFTYEQLVALENKFRATRYLSVCERLSLALSLSLTETQVKIWFQNRRTKWKKQHPGADGAAPAASPAAAAVGGSSSPPGPAALPFQTFPSYAAANVLVPPAAPFPLGAGPFAPFLGPAYLGPFYAPHL; this is encoded by the exons ATGGCTGCGCtgccccctcctctcccccaccccgccgccggccc tcCGCCTCCCCGGCCGACCCTCCTCCCCTCCGCTCACTCCGCCAGCGCCGAGCGTGCGGCTCGGGAGCGGCCCGGCTCCGCGCCCGGCGCTGCGCTCCGCCGGCTCCGCG GGGAGCCAGCAG ACATCCTGGATCCCCAGAAATTCAGCAGAAGACGCGAACCGGCCTCGGGGAGCTGGGGCAGCGCCCCCCGCTCGGGCGAGCGGGAGAAAAGTTTGGGAAGAGTTGAAGTAGGAAAGGACGCTGCTGCTCCCGGCAGCGGGAGGAATAAACTAGAGGCACATG ATGCGCACGCCCCGGCGGAGAGCGGCGCCGAGGACACGGGGCAGGAGCGCGACGAGGAGGACGCGAACGGGGACGGGCCCGGGACCGCGAGCCCGCCCGGGCCGGAGGAGCCGGGCTCGCCGCGGAGCGCCCGGCGGCGGAGGGCAGAGCCGGGCTGCGGCAAGCCGCGGCGGGCGCGCACCGCCTTCACCTACGAGCAGCTGGTGGCCCTGGAGAACAAGTTCCGAGCCACGCGGTACCTGTCGGTCTGCGAGCGCCTCAGCCTGGCGCTGTCCCTCAGCCTCACCGAGACGCAGGTGAAGATCTGGTTCCAGAACCGCCGCACCAAGTGGAAGAAGCAGCACCCGGGCGCCGACGGGGCGGCCCCCGCAGCAtcccccgcggcggcggcggtcggcggcagctccagccctccgGGCCCCGCCGCTCTGCCCTTCCAGACTTTCCCTTCCTACGCCGCCGCCAACGTGCTGGTGCCGCCGGCCGCCCCTTTCCCGCTGGGCGCCGGGCCCTTCGCACCCTTCCTGGGCCCCGCGTACCTCGGCCCCTTCTACGCCCCGCACCTCTGA
- the LHPP gene encoding phospholysine phosphohistidine inorganic pyrophosphate phosphatase isoform X1, whose protein sequence is MASCGWARAVRGLLLDVSGVLYDSGADGGVPIAGSAEAVRRIKASGLKLQLCTNETQATRENFVRKLRALGFDVSVAEVTAPAPAACRLLKERGLRPHLLVHDDLIPEFAEVDKTNPNCVVLGDAAENFTYANLNEAFRLLIGMEKPVLISLGKGRYYKETDGLKLDVGAYMKALEYACDVQAEVVGKPAKTFFESALAELGVPPEQAIMIGDDIVSDVGGAQQCGMRALQVRTGKYRNWPLLKVECRISSGCLSEPAWRLSPAAPSMGTHRGGLVTSIVTGIAVVSLGRPPALMGQAVR, encoded by the exons aTGGCGAGCTGCGGCTGGGCCCGGGCCGTgcgggggctgctgctggatgtcAGCGGGGTTCTGTACGACAGCGGTGCCGACGGCGGGGTGCCCATCGCCGGCTCGGCCGAGGCCGTGCGCAG GATCAAAGCCTCTGGgctgaagctgcagctctgcaccaACGAGACCCAAGCCACCCGGGAGAACTTTGTGAGGAAGCTGCGGGCTTTGGGCTTCGATGTCTCGGTGGCTGAAGTGACGGCGCCAGCGCCGGCCGCCTGCCGCCTCCTGAAGGAACGTGGCCTGAGACCTCACCTGCTGGTGCACGACg ATCTCATCCCTGAGTTTGCTGAGGTTGATAAGACAAACCCAAACTGTGTGGTTCTTGGAGATGCAGCAGAAAACTTCACCTATGCAAACCTTAATGAGGCTTTCCGGCTTCTGATTGGGATGGAGAAGCCTGTTTTGATCTCCCTTGGAAAAGG ACGCTACTATAAAGAAACTGATGGTCTGAAACTTGATGTTGGAGCATATATGAAGGCATTAGAG tatgcTTGTGATGTCCAGGCTGAGGTGGTGGGGAAACCAGCAAAAACGTTCTTTGAGTCAGCCCTGGCAGAACTGGGAGTGCCACCAGAGCAG GCCATCATGATCGGGGATGACATTGTGAGTGATGTCGGGGGAGCCCAGCAGTGCGGGATGAGAGCGCTGCAGGTGCGGACGGGCAAGTACAG AAACTGGCCACTGTTGAAAGTGGAATGCAGAATTAGCTCAGGCTGCTTGTCTGAACCAGCGTGGAGgctttctcctgctgccccttccaTGGGAACACACAGAGGGGGGCTTGTCACCAGTATTGTCACTGGTATTGCCGTGGTGTCACTGGGAAGGCCACCAGCTCTGATGGGACAG